The nucleotide sequence GTTTGCCTGAAGTATCGCGCCCAATGTTCCTCATTGCGGAGGTCAAAGGCGGCCTCGGTCTCATCTTCAGCGCGGGATATCATCTCGGGCGGGCGCGATTCCAACTCGATCATCTTAGCCCTCGCCATCATGATCAAGGTTCGCATATTCCAGGAGGCATTGTAGTCCGATTGCTGGCGCAGTTTTGGAGGCACGACATCGAGATCAAGCTCCAGGAGACTGCCCATGGCGTCGAGGCGTTTGGCGTGAGCGAACATCGTCGACCATCGTTCGAATGCCAACTCCTCACTGATCAGAGCGGGAGCGCTCAAATGGTCTGCTATCTCCCGGTCAGCTTCTGAACAAAGCAGGATGGATGCCGATGGCCGGCCGTCGCGCCCACCGCGGCCCACTTCTTGGTAAAAACGGTCGACGGTTTCGGGCACGGCGGCATGGATGATCGTGCGCACGTCGCGCTTGTCGATGCCCACGCCAAATGCAGAAGTAGCGACGATCCCGTCGATTGCGTTGCGTGACCACTGATCGATGATTTGCCGGCGGTCGGTGTCGCCGGTCTCGCCATGAAAGCATTCGGTCCGCGAAAAACCTTCACGTCGCAGAATCGTCAGCCACCGACGCGCATCGTCGCGCTTGGTCACGTAGAGAATGAAAGGACGTGGTGCGTGACGGATTGCCTCAAGGACCTTGCGGTCCTTGATCGCATCGACATTCTCGCGGTGGACCCAATATTGCGGCTCGGGACGCAAATGAATGGAGGCCACCATCTGGATCGTGTGAGACGGGCCGAACAGCGCGTCAATGGTCTCAACGGTGTCGGGGGTCAGCGTAGCCGACATGAGGATAGTTCGGAAGCCGGGACCCTCGCAGGCACTCAGCAAGCCGCGCCGGACGCCTGCAAGCATCTGGAAGGCGGGCCGGAAGCCGTCGCCCCACTGGCTCACGAGATGAGCTTCGTCCAAGACGAGGTAGGAAAGCAGTCCGTCTCTCGCGGCATCGTAGAGCGCAGGAAGCAGCGCGCCTGTCATAGCCTCTGGTGAGCAATAAAGAATGCCCTGCCGACCCTCGCGGATTGCCGATTTGATGCTCAAACGCGCGTCGGGAGTGAGATTGGCATGCCAAGCAAGCGCGGGAATCTCACCTCGGGGATGGCGCGCCCTAAGCAGTTCGGCCATCTGACGCGCTTGATCGAGAACAAGCGCTGTGGTCGGCACGACGCAAATGGTCAGGCCGCCTTCAAGGCCGCGAACGAGCACTGGGGCCTGTGCAACTAAGCTTTTTCCCGATCCTGTCGGCAGTGAGACGATGAGCGTCTCGCCAGAAGGCAGCAGGAAGGCGCTACGCACCGCTTCGCGCTGACCTGGTGAGACGTATGTTCCAAATCCACTCGCTTCGGCGAGAAACGGGTCGATCGGCCTTCGCCAATCGAGCCGCACGTCGCCCTCGCCGAAAGCGTCCTCGAACAATGGGGTGTCAGTCTCAGCCATCCAAGCGGGTGACCAAGGCAGCGCTTCGATTAAGAACTGGCCGGTTGCGACGGCTTGCGCACGAATTCCGAATTCTGCCCAGCGATCGCGGCTCGGCCATTCGCCAGTCGAAGGGACGCGTAGCCTAGCCATGGTCATCGTCTGGATCGAGTGGCGGCGCAGCACATGCCGGAGCAGCGGCATGAGGTCCCCCATCTGAATTCGCTCGCCGTCAGAGATCGCACGCACGAGTATCTGGCGAATGCGATCGAACACCCCGTCCGAACCTACGGCGGGCATGGCTCGGGATGGCCAAGCGGCGAGGATATCGTAGAGCGTATCAAAGGTGAGCATTGGACTCACGTGCGGCATCAAGGACGGCGCTGGCTGCCCTGTCACCTGAAAGGAAACAGGCAAGAATTGCATCGACGCGAATACTTGGTTCGCGGATGCCGCCGATCAGGCTTTGCGAAAGCGATCGTTCGAGCGTCCATTCGAAGCTGTCCGCGGTGCTGTCGCCTCGTTCGGCACGGACGCGCAGTTGACCGAGGCGGCCCCGGTCGACCTCCATGGCATTGCCAACGGCGATGTCGAGACTCTCGGTAAGAGACGGAAGGCCCCGCAAATAGGCCTCCGCGCATACGCGAGCCTTGGCGCATAGGTCGGCCCAGTGCTCCAGTTGCGGTACGTCGAGCTTGCCCATCTGTCGCCAACGCGTGGAATTAAGGTTGAAGTCGCGTTCGCCCTTTTTATCGACCTCGGGGCGATAGGCTAAACCAAGTCGCTCAAGCGTCGCCACATCCTGAACGGGGTTAAGCTCTTGATCAAGCCAGACGGTTTGAAAGAAGGGTGGGAGAAGCATGTCTCCGCGACGAACGATGGAAGCAGTGGAGGCATCCGTCAGCCGATCTGCATCAGCGAGAACATTGCATGATCCTTCAACATCGGCCTCCACAATGAAGTCGAACCGAAAGAAGAGGTCGGCGATTCCGGAGCTCCGGTAGTCCGACATCTGCCGCCAAAGGCCAGTCGAGCGGCCACGATCGTCCGCTTGCGCCACCTCCCACATCCCAGTGAAGAAAGGGTCCCCATAGCGCAGCAGGCGCGTGGCGACCGCACGACCCTGCCGACTAAGCGCCGTTCTCCTGCGATAGGTAAATGGTACCGTCCGCACCATGCGGGCGAGATGCGCAGCTGGCGAGACATCTATGGAAGACTGACAGCTTTCATAGAACGTCTCGAGCGGAACGAGTGTGTGGCGATTCGACGTAAGGTACCGATAGCGGAAGAGCTCGACACCTTTGCCCTCTGTAGGTTCTGGTATTCGAGCAAACTGCAGCGTCCCCTCAATCCAAGACGAGGCATCACCCTCGATCGCCTGCCAATTATCGTCGACGTCGGTCAGCGTTTCCAACATGCCACTTGGTGGAGTACCAAGCGCATCCAGAGCGTCTTGTTCATCGATATTGCGAATCTCGCGCTCGATGACACCGTCTTTGCCAGCACTTTGCGCCGTGAGATCCACGAGTGTTTCTGTACCTTCGGCGAAAAGCGATCCCGCGAGGCAACGAGTCGTGTCTTCGATAAGATATTGCAGGCTCGCGACAGAGCGGTCGAAGACGTGCAGGCCGGCATTGAGATAGTCAATCCAGGCCCCCTCGATTGGATTGTCACAGCAGTTCAGAACGATCGACATGACCGCATCACCTGAACCGTAGCGATCGGCGCGGCCAAGCCGTTGCTCGATCCGGTTAGGATTCAGAGGCAAATCGTAATGAACGACGATCTTGCGACCACCTTGGAGGTTGAGCCCCTCTTCAGCGCGATGATCGGCGACTAGAATTGGACGGCTCGGATCAAGATTGAAGGCCAGCCAGTTATCGTCTCCCGGATCGTGGCGATCGACCACGACTTTCAACCGATTTGCCAATGCCAGAGCGAGTGCATCAGCGGTGCTTGCGTCCGAACAGAAAATGACAAATTGCTGTCTCGGCGCGAGAAGCGCTTGCAACTTCTCCACCAGTGCCGAGGTGCGCGCCTCAAAATAGTCGTCGCTTCCTAAGCGCAACAGGACTCGTCCAAAGAGATCGGGTCGGGAGGTGATGTGCGCGTCTCCCCTAAGCGATTCGACTGCGCCCCTGCTGTTCTGGGCATACTCAAGTATTTGATTGAGGATTCCACTGAAGACGCGCACCCGATTCCCGCTGACCAAATCGTTCTCGGCGCCGTCTGCGCTCCTCACTTCTCCGATGCGCCAGTCTTCGAATGCTTCGAACAACCGATTCACTTCGGAAGACGCATAGTTCACGATCGTCAAACCCGAGCGATCAGGCGTTAACCCGGCAACGCTGCGGCGCCTATGCCGCAGAATTCGTCGATGAAGGCGATACGCCTCGCTGAGATGAGCCCTGACCCGGCCTATGGCCTCGATCAAGGCGGGATCATCCTCGGCAGGCATCTTATCGCTGATCGCGCGGAGAACTCGCGATTGCTCCTGCAGCAACGTGTCCTCGGGAAACATCTCCGCCAAACAATCGAGCGGGTGATCAAGATAAAGCACGTTCTCGGGTGTGAGACCCGCGACGATGCCGGCGAGCGCCTGCCGATTTTCGACCCGAAGCCGAAATCCCCCCTGATCGGTTAGCTTGTAAGTGTCGGGATCCAGGAGATGAAGCATCTCAAGAAAGCCGCGCTCATTATGGAGCGCTGGTGTGGCCGAGAGCAGGAGAACACGTTCGATCTTCGGGGCCGCGGCAGCAATGTCGTCATACAGGCCACCCAGATCAATCGTTGGACGATGGCCGGTCAGGTGATGAGCCTCATCGATGACTAGCATGGCGGCCTTGCCAAGAAGAGGCTGTATTCTGTCCCTCTCGTTGAACCCCAAGACATGTATTGTTCTGCCGAGAAAGCCCCCTAGGAAGAACTTCGACTGGAGTTCTGATCGCCATTGCGGAACGAGCGCTTCGGGCACGATCACCAGAACCAGCGTGAGGTCGCCTGAATCTAGGATGCACTGACGGATCAAAATCCCCGCTTCGACCGTCTTGCCGAGGCCGACCTCGTCAGCAAGTAGGTATCGCTGTACCGGATCTTGCAAAATGCGCCGGACCACTTCGATCTGATGTGCTTCAAGCTCCACGGAGGACGAGGCCAGCGCCGACATCCCCATAGCAGTTGCGCGCTGAGCGATCGCGGTCCGGACAAACCTTCTCCGGCCTTCGACAAACCTCGGCGTTTCGCTGATCTTGGCGCCGAGAAATGCCGTCGGGTCCTCGATCGCACGGCGACACCGCACGAAGACGTCCGAGACCTTGAGATATCTGGAAACGCCATTGGGGAATCGGATAAATTGCTTGTCGCCATGATCGTCGAGAAGGCGGCCGATCTCCCAAGCACCCAACACGTCATTGAAATGGTAAATGCGAGTCTGCTCGGGTAGGGTCACGGCTTCAATAGCGCCGACCTCCAAGTCGAGGACGATCGGCTTAGAGACTGGAGCATCAAAATACTCGACGGAGCAACGTTGCCCGTTGGTACTAAGCTTTTTTCCGATGCCGAGAGATGCCCCCTCGCCCTCCCTAACACGTACGAACACAATTCCTCCGTGCGCTGCGTATCCTTTTGTTTCTTATACGCGAGTCGAAGGCCTAAGCCAGTCCAGCAAAAGTCGTAAGTCTGCCAATATAGGTCCGGATTTGGCAGCCAGTTGCAAGCAACTGGGCAAAGTCCCGGCGTCCCGGTGGCGACGCACCGATCTGGGAGCACGCGGATCCGCCGACATGTCTCAACGGGGCACGTGGACGAGTTGAGTGACCTTCACCCGATAGACGCCCCGATGCTTTGCGGCTGGACAGACCTGTTCCGGCCGAGTGCTGCTTATGCGCGAACGGTCCTGCTCGTCTTAAAGCGCACGCCCACTTCCGTGCCTGCTAACCGGACCAACTCACACCGGCGGAAGACCGGTCCCGTCATTGAAAACAACAAGAAAAACTCTCGCGTCTTGAGGACGTCTGGCGATTCCTCCATGCTGAGGCGTGCCCCTGTTTCAGAAATGTCGAGGATAATGCAGTCCCGCCGCCACGCGCCATCAGAGCCCACCAGTGTCGCCCTGTATTCACGTTCAAAGCGAACGCGCTTAGCTTTTCTCTTGTCCCAACTCATCGGCCGAACGCCGATCAGCGGCGCCTTCAAAATGCAATCTAAGAAATTGGGCAATTTATCAGAGCAAAATGGCTCTCAAGTACAAGCACACGAACCAACGGTGTCGAAACCTCGCCGGAAATAAACGGCACGGTCAAAACGTTACTGCGATCATACCGGCCGTAGCTAACGCTTTTCCGTCGAATTATCGCACTTCGCCGAAGATTTTCTGCATCCCGTCGCATGGAAACGCGATGATCTTGACATGCCGTCATTCATCTCTGAGGACAACAGCGTCACTGCCATGTCCATTGATGATCACAAATGAGATGGCTTCCAAGCCAGAGTCCCGACGCCGAAACTGCGTCGTCCGATCCCAGGTCAGACTGAAGATCGGACTGTTCGGCGAGCGGGACTTCAAAAATTTTGCCTTCTGGGTTGCCGAGATACCGGCCGGCCTGTAAACGCTCCACGCACACCGTCAGCCGCCTTCTAGCGGTGGCCCGCGGCGGGGGCCTGTAGCTCAATGGTTAGAGCAGGCCGCTCATAAGCTCATAACGGTCTGGTTGCAGGTTCGAGTCCTGCCGGGCCCACCAATGAAATGGGTTATTATTTATTACTTTCACAATATCTGCGTTGTCGCGTCGGACTACCGCCACCGCTACCGCCTCAGGTACGCGTCGTATTTGTTCGCATCTCGTTCGTGCAACCTGGAGCCGTAAGGTCGTAACCGGAATGCCCTGTATGACTGCGCGAGAACAAAGGGGCCGTCAACTTCTTTGCGGATATCCCTGCGCGAGTCCGGCTCCCGCCGCGACCAGGGCGCCATTCCAACCGGCGCGATCCTGCTTAAACGAGATAGACGGCGGATACTGGCCGCGCGGCAATCAGGATGGAAGCGGCTTCCCACCCAGATTGTCGCGCTATAGGATACGCCGATTAGGATCAAACTAACGACCGACGCGGCATTCGATCGCCGTAGCAGGGGTTGTCGTCGACCCGTCCTCAAGCTCCGTCGCGGCGCATCTTCGGTACCGGGTGATCAAACCCATTCTCATGGTGCTGAAGAGCCGACTTGGCGTCGGGATAGACCTTGTTCATGAATGACTCACCTGATGGCCGACCGGAATTGATTATCAATGATAGCTGCAGACCCGATCGAGGTAGTACAGCGCTCAGGCGACCACACTGCCATCGAAGTCCTGGCTGTCCCTGGTGCAAAACACATCAAGCGTGTTGTGGCGCTCCAAGGTCGATCCGCATCCGTAGATACGCCATGGGTCAGCGCGTCGGCGTCAAATGAAGGCCAAGGCGAGCAGGCTCGAGCAGAGCACCGCGAGACCGGCCGCCATCAACGCCAGAAGGCTACCGCTCACAAGATCACAATGGGGCATGAGGCATCCTCCATTGGACCGGCATCCTGAAGAAAGCAACTACTCACCGCCTCGGGCCGCCGATCAACGGATGAATGATTTAGTCAAATTGGACGCATTATTCCTGCTGTTTCCGCCCAACACCGCACATTTCAAGCAGATTTAGCGTCGGAGCCGACGTATTGCTGCGACATGGCCTGCTGGTAGGCGTTTTGGCGAGCGACTCTGGCTTAAGCTGCTCGAGCCTTGTCTGCCTGCGGCTTTTGCGTCTTGGCGTCGGGGCGGGCGAGGCCGAGCAAATCGCGGTCGCCCACCATGCGATGATCATTGGCCGACTGCGTGAGGCGTTTATCCCAGATCGCAACGTCGCCTTCCCTCCACCTCCAGCGCACCGTATTGTGTGGCGCCGTGATGTAAGATTGGAACAAATCGAGCAACTTTTGACCGGTATGTTTCTGTAGGCCAATAAAGCGCTGCACGTTGCCAAGCATGAGCGTGCGCTCGCCCGTTTCGGGATGAGTCCGAACCACCGGAAGCTTGGTTTCGTAGATCGTTCCGGTGATCCCCTCCTCAAACTGCATCTCGTTCGCCTCGGTCGATTGCTCGTTCACGGTGTAAGGATTGGAATTGGTATGAACCGCCCAGAGCTCGTCAGCGAGCATGCGCAGCGATAACGGAAGATCAAGATACGCAGCCGCCGTATTCGACCAAACGGTGTCACCGCCATAAGGCGTAATCATCACGGCGCGCAGCACGGAGATATTTCGGAAGTCGTCAAATATGACATCCGCACGCCCCTGGTCGGTGCCACCGCTGCGGCCCGAAGATGGCTCCAGGATGGAGAACGTCCGATCGGTCACACCGACTTGAGGAGACGGGATCAACCCACCTAGCCGAACAGCAAAGCGCTGCTGTTCGGCATCATCCAAATGTTGTTGGTCACGGAAGAAGATTACCTTGTGCTCGAGTAGCAGTCGGCTGATCGCTCGCAGGGCATCGTCGGACAAGTCTCCCGACAGCCTAATGTTGCGGACCTCGGCACCAAGTCGGACCGCGCGCTTAATGACGTCTGCGCTTGATATGACATTGTCCATGTTCGTCGTACTGCTCATGATTTCTTTCGGAAGCGCGATCCCTTGAACGAAATTCCGTCGTGCGCTGGTCGCGAGAGCGACGGCGGAAACTATGCAAGATCATTCCGGTCAGCAGCGGATGCTCGACCGCAACTTGATGATGAATGGCCTCGCGTTGACGTCCCAAAATGTAAGCGCGAACGATGCACAGTCAATGAAACGAAATTCGCTTTTATTTTCGGCTGTGAGCAATGATTGCATCGCGTCCGAGGGATGTTCTGGAATATGTGCACGAACGTTCAGCCGATCGTTTCACACGCCCGCAACGCGTAGCGGACAAGCAATCAACACACGACACCGTTTGACGCTTGTGTTTGCCAATCGATGCGAGTGCATATCCTTCATCGACGATTAGCCTATAAGATTTTTGCTGACTTCCCGCGCGACGCCGCTTGCTTCTCTCCTCACTACCGTATGGCGCCTGACGCAAGCTAGCTGATCGCATAGTGGTGGCTGCCTCAGAGAACGGCTTTCTCAAACTTCACTATCGATGAAGTTCTACGACTTCATGACGAGCGCGCAAAAGCTTGGGTGGATCACTAGAAGTTTATGGCGGAAGGAAAGAACCAGCCGGCAGAATTTCGGCACTTGCTTGGACGTTCAACAGAGGTCGCGCACGTCGTCTAATCCGCGTCGGCAAGATTGCGAGCCGCAACAGATATTCAGTTGCTAGCCCTAAAGCTCTGGTTCACGTGGACGGACGACTTGAGCAGTCGATCGGTCCAGCAAGCAGCCGGCAACAAGAGACAGCGAGCAAATGAGTGTTGTCTTTTCGCGCTGGAGTGCCGTTGCGCCGAATTGCGCTGGTCAGTTGATGCCTTGGCCAGAGGGCAAATCGGCCGCTCCTGAAATAACCCCAACTGCATATTGGCGATGTATCGAAGTTGATTGATGCAATCTGTTGCGCTTCAGAGCTTTTTTCCGCGTTCGATTGCTTCTATTTGATGGATTTCATTGCGTCGATCTAGGCTGACGGAAGGCGGCAGAATTGCTGCTACGGCGGGCCCGCCAAGCCGATTTAAGCGTTGCCTTCTTCAGTTGCGAAATCGAACGATCGCACAAGTTCCCCGCAGGCAGCCCACCTGTCCACTTTCTAGCTAGCGGTCAAGGCGTTGGCCTTCGCCCTTATAACCAGCCCAGCCGTTGAAATCCGTCGACGACGGCCTCCGAGTGCGGGATTTAAGCGTGAGCGGGGAAGTGATTGCACTATATGGTATCGAGACATCGTTACTGTCCAAAATGACAACGAGAATTTCGTTTTGACGCGCTTCATCAAAGGGCGCAAATGGCAGCAGGATAGGCGACAAGCGGCCAGAGCCACATGCACCACGATTGGTCCGCGTACAGTCCTTTGAAGCGATCCGGGCCTCCCCTCGATCCGTTCCAGATGGGCCTCGCGCTGAAGCTCTCGAGGATGCAAAACTGCCGCTTTCCGCCCAAGGGCGTTTTAATCAATGGCCGTTCAGACATGATCGGCGGCAATGTCTTAGTAGAAAAAGGAACTATGTTATGAGCCCGACTGGAGACGGAATACCATTCGAAAAACCGGAATTTTCTCGCCGCTTGGCCTTGGTCAAGAAGGAAATGGAACGGCGGGAGATGGATACGCTGCTCATCAGCGAGCCATCAAACATCTACTATCTCACAGGATACGAGGCCTACTCCTATTACGTCTTTCAAATGCTGGTTGTCCACCGCGACCTTGATGAACCCGTCTGGATAGGCCGGTTCATGGATGCAGCGTCGGTGCGGCGAATGACACATCTTTCAGAGAAGGCCATCCGCCCCTATACGGACGAATATGTGCAATCCTCAGAACGGGATCCAGTTGATTTCCTCGTTGCACAACTCAGAGAGATTTGTCCAAGCCTTAAAGCTATCGGCACTGAGACGGGCTCGTTCTATTACACGGCAAGGGCCCATACCAAGCTCCTTGGCTCTCTCCCGAACGTGCGCTTCGTTGACGCCGAACTCCTCATCAATTGGATCCGCATTCGCAAGAGTCCAGCCGAACTCGCAATCATGCGGGAGGCGGGCAAGATTTCAAACGCGATGATTAGCGACGCTATCGAGGCAGCAAAGCCTGGCATGCGCGAGTGCGACCTTGCGTCAGTGATTTACCAGCGCATGATCGCCGGCACGCCGGAATACGGCGGTGTTCTACCCTCGAGCCCGACCTACTTGCTCACGGGCTCGCGATCAGGCGAACCGCATGCGCCTTGGTCGGACCGCCTAATCGGCAAAAACGTTCCGGTGAACGTGGAAACGTCTGGATGTCGTCGACGCTATCACGCCCCCATCAGTCGCACGATATTCCTCGGTTCGCCACCGGACTCGTATCTTCGTCTTTCCAACGCGGTAGTCGAAGGAATCGAGGCGGCATTGACGGAGGTGAAACCAGGCGTCACTTGCGCCGATATCGAACGCACCTGGCAAGGTACGATTGCTCGGCACGGCTTTCACAAGGAAGCTAGGCTCGGTTACTCGATAGGAATCGGCTTCTCGCCGACTTGGGGGGAACGCACCGCGAGTCTCCGAAGCAGTGACCTCACTGTGCTAGAGCCCGGAATGGCATTTCACATGATGCCGGGGCTATGGCTCGGCGAGAACGGCGTCACGATTACTCAGTCTTTCATTGTGACTGAAACAGGCCGGGAAGATCTGACAACATTCCCGCGACAATTGGTCATAAAATAGAAGGACACAGTTTCGAGAGTGCTGATCAAGGGCTCGCGCAAGGTCGGTCGCTACGCTCACTTGGCACGACTGTCCAAGCGCGGTCCCCGGCAATTTGCAGAACTGGTAAATCCGCGGATGCTGGTCGTCTCCAGTTCAGCTTTCTCGTCGCGCCGCGGATGCGCCGCATGCGAGGCCGAAAGCCCGCGTCCAGCGCGAACTGGCGCCTCGCAGCACAGCGGACGGCATTCTAATCGCTCTGGTCGTGTCACGAGGCGAGGTCCAGAACGTCAGGGGCGAGTTCGCCATTTTTGGATATCGCGCGTCAGGCCCAAGAAATTCCCTACCCTATTGCGAACGATGTAGCGAGCTCGCCCGGGGGAGGGGCGCTCTATGTGCAAACGCCGCAAATCATGCATTCGCCTGCCTGCGGCATCGGCGGCGGGCTGAGACGGCCGAGCAGAGTTCTGGGGCAGCGTGGCGGGCTTAACGGCCCCCTGCATGTCCCGTTTGCTTGGTTAATCTCCCGATAGTTGCGGCGCGGTCAACAACTGCGTCAATCCGAACTCACGCTCGCAGAGTTTGCGGATGGCTCGTTCTTCTTCTAGCTCGCTCTCGCGTGCGAAACGGAGGGGAGTTCTGCAATTGTGTCTATTCGGCACGGCTCGTAAAATTACAGGTCAAACGGTCCGCACGGGTTACATTTTGCCCGGCCAAAATCGGTCGGCCGTCCGCCGCGGTCGGAAAGTAGCGCATGACCAAGAGTGGATACCCTGACACCACATCCAGCATCTGCGCCTGAACTTCCGTCGCGGTCGTCGCCTCTATTTGGTATTTGCTATGGTCGACAATGATGCCGTATTGCGGCAGCAACGGAATAATGAATTCGCCGTGCAAATGGTCCTTCAGCTTATCCGCCAGCGCCCTCGGAAGCCAAAGCGTGTCGAGTCCCACCACCTTGCCGTCTGCGAGCAATAAACGCTCCAGCCGATAAAGGGACGCATGAGTCGAACCGTCGCCGCGGGTCCTACTGCCGCCGACCACCGAATTCCACGGCCTTGTATATGGACGCTCCTCTTAGAATGCGACAGGCCCCTTCTAAGCATGCTGTTCCTGCATCGGAATCAAGCGGAGGTTGTCCGTGCTGATAGTAATGCCAAGGACGTCGCCGGGCTTTGGATGACGTCCAAATGAAAAACGCTCCTGCATTGTGAGTTGCTCTCCATTGACATCAAGCACAACCCGTGTTGCACCCCCACAATAGCGCGAATGGAGGACGCGCGCCTGCTGGCTTTGGCCAGCAGCGCCATCGGTCGACAACTTAACTTGTTCCGGCCGGATTACCACTGTAGCAGGTCCAGCACTCCAGTTTCCCTTGATCCGAAGGCCAGCAGTGGACGTGAAAGCGCCAGTATTGTCCACGGCCCCCTTTAACAACGAACACCAGCCGATAAACTTTGCGACGAAAGGTGTTGCGGGAGCTTCGTAGATTTCGCCAGGAGTTCCAATCTGCTCAACCTTGCCGGCGTTCATGACCATGATCCGATCTGACATTGTCAACGCCTCCTCTTGGTCGTGTGTTACGAACAACGTGGTAACGTTGACGGATCTGACCACCTCCTGGAGTTCTTCCCGCATACGGACTCGCAACTGTGCGTCTAAATTCGAAAATGGCTCATCGAGAAGCAGTACTGCAGGTTTGATTGCGAGCGCGCGAGCGAGCGCAATGCGTTGCTGTTGACCGCCGGAGAGCTGGCTCGGCAGGCGCTGAGCTAAATGAGGCAACTCGACAAGCTTGAGCATTTCCTCAACGCGCTTCTCACGCTTCTGGCGCGGCCACCTCAAATTTTCCAGACCGAACGCGATGTTTTCAGCAACGGTCATATGCGGAAAGAGCGCGTAACTCTGGAACACCATGCCGGTATCGCGCCGATAAGGCGGCTGATGCGTCATATCAATGTTATTTATGCATATGCTGCCAGAAGAGGGCTCCACAAATCCCGCTACCATGCGCAGGGTCGTTGTCTTGCCGCATCCCGATGGACCAAGCAGGCAAAGAAGTTCCCCACGCCGCGCCTTGAGCGAAATGTCGGCGACTGCGGCCGTATCGCCATAGAGCTTGGAAATAGAGCGCAACTCCACGACAAGGTCGTTGCTTTCCCGAACGACGTTTTCATCCTTCTCAGACAAGACGAGCATCTCTCCTCCTATTACGCGAACCGTTCCGCGCCGATCAAACGCTCGACCATTAGGATGACGACCAACGTTACCAGGATCATTAAGCTCGATACGGCGGCAACCAGCGGGTCATAGCTAGTGTCGACATAAGTGAATATCTGTACTGGTAACGTGACCTTGCCCCCGTAAGTCAAAAACGCGGAAACCGTAACGTTTCCGAAAGATGTAACAAAGGCGAAGATCGCAGCGGACAAAAGACCAGGCAGCATGAGAGGCAGGGTGATGCGCCGAATGACTTTCAAAGGCGGGGCACGCAGATTCATCGCCGCTTCCTCGATCACTCGATTGTGCAAGCTAAGGCTCGCTAGAATGGTGCGCATCACGTATGGGATGGCAAGTACCAGATGACCCAAGAGCAAGGGATAGATCGTTTGGGTAAGGTTCAGCGCGGCGAAGAGTTGCAACAGCCCGATCCCGAGAACAACCGCTGGAATTATCAGTGGCGAGAAGGCGAGTGCTTGCAGGAACCCCTTGCCCGGGAATGAGAAACGATCTACTGCAAATGCGGCAGTGAAGCCTATCGCTAGCGCCATCGCGGCAACGAGCACGGCAACGTAAGTACTCGTCCAGAGCGCAGTCATGAACAGTTCGTTCTGCCACGCCTCTCGATACCAGCGCACGGAAAAGCCTGCGGGCGGAAAATTCAACGTGTCCCCGCTGGTGAACGACGAAACAATCACCAGAAGCGCTGGTAGCGCAAGCATCACGTACACGATTGCGCGGATGACCGCGCC is from Bradyrhizobium xenonodulans and encodes:
- a CDS encoding TauD/TfdA dioxygenase family protein; protein product: MSSTTNMDNVISSADVIKRAVRLGAEVRNIRLSGDLSDDALRAISRLLLEHKVIFFRDQQHLDDAEQQRFAVRLGGLIPSPQVGVTDRTFSILEPSSGRSGGTDQGRADVIFDDFRNISVLRAVMITPYGGDTVWSNTAAAYLDLPLSLRMLADELWAVHTNSNPYTVNEQSTEANEMQFEEGITGTIYETKLPVVRTHPETGERTLMLGNVQRFIGLQKHTGQKLLDLFQSYITAPHNTVRWRWREGDVAIWDKRLTQSANDHRMVGDRDLLGLARPDAKTQKPQADKARAA
- a CDS encoding M24 family metallopeptidase — translated: MSPTGDGIPFEKPEFSRRLALVKKEMERREMDTLLISEPSNIYYLTGYEAYSYYVFQMLVVHRDLDEPVWIGRFMDAASVRRMTHLSEKAIRPYTDEYVQSSERDPVDFLVAQLREICPSLKAIGTETGSFYYTARAHTKLLGSLPNVRFVDAELLINWIRIRKSPAELAIMREAGKISNAMISDAIEAAKPGMRECDLASVIYQRMIAGTPEYGGVLPSSPTYLLTGSRSGEPHAPWSDRLIGKNVPVNVETSGCRRRYHAPISRTIFLGSPPDSYLRLSNAVVEGIEAALTEVKPGVTCADIERTWQGTIARHGFHKEARLGYSIGIGFSPTWGERTASLRSSDLTVLEPGMAFHMMPGLWLGENGVTITQSFIVTETGREDLTTFPRQLVIK
- a CDS encoding UTRA domain-containing protein, which encodes MLADGKVVGLDTLWLPRALADKLKDHLHGEFIIPLLPQYGIIVDHSKYQIEATTATEVQAQMLDVVSGYPLLVMRYFPTAADGRPILAGQNVTRADRLTCNFTSRAE
- a CDS encoding ABC transporter ATP-binding protein, which encodes MLVLSEKDENVVRESNDLVVELRSISKLYGDTAAVADISLKARRGELLCLLGPSGCGKTTTLRMVAGFVEPSSGSICINNIDMTHQPPYRRDTGMVFQSYALFPHMTVAENIAFGLENLRWPRQKREKRVEEMLKLVELPHLAQRLPSQLSGGQQQRIALARALAIKPAVLLLDEPFSNLDAQLRVRMREELQEVVRSVNVTTLFVTHDQEEALTMSDRIMVMNAGKVEQIGTPGEIYEAPATPFVAKFIGWCSLLKGAVDNTGAFTSTAGLRIKGNWSAGPATVVIRPEQVKLSTDGAAGQSQQARVLHSRYCGGATRVVLDVNGEQLTMQERFSFGRHPKPGDVLGITISTDNLRLIPMQEQHA
- a CDS encoding ABC transporter permease; translation: MHVDLIDRAMAASGAVIRAIVYVMLALPALLVIVSSFTSGDTLNFPPAGFSVRWYREAWQNELFMTALWTSTYVAVLVAAMALAIGFTAAFAVDRFSFPGKGFLQALAFSPLIIPAVVLGIGLLQLFAALNLTQTIYPLLLGHLVLAIPYVMRTILASLSLHNRVIEEAAMNLRAPPLKVIRRITLPLMLPGLLSAAIFAFVTSFGNVTVSAFLTYGGKVTLPVQIFTYVDTSYDPLVAAVSSLMILVTLVVILMVERLIGAERFA